Proteins from one Mycobacterium sp. HUMS_12744610 genomic window:
- a CDS encoding adenylate/guanylate cyclase domain-containing protein has protein sequence MVPVTRTRYVSCGEIDIAYQVFGGGPVDLLVLPGPFIPIDCVDDEPSMYRFHRRLASFARVIRFDHRGIGLSSRVPSPDMIGPESWANDAIAVMNAAGCERATVLAPSFTSLAGIVLAADHPDRVSGLVTVNGAARTLRAPDYPMGSDLSAADPYTTTAMEPDAVEQGFDLLGIIAPSVADDDAFRAWWDMAGNRAASPSMARAFVRKIREGDVRDRLGRIAVPTLILHRDNPAFSPVAHAHYLAERIPGSRLVELAGGDALYWVGDTGPMLDEIEEFATGVRGGSDAERLLTTIVFTDIVGSTERAAALGDRRWRDLLDNHDAIVRHELQRFGGREVNTAGDGFVVTFSSPSAALACADALVDAVRVLGVEVRVGIHAGEVEVRGAAKDDVAGMAVHIGARVGALAGPGEVLVSSTVRDIVTGSRHRFDDRGESALKGVPGRWRLYALSRGQAIVRR, from the coding sequence GTGGTGCCGGTAACGCGGACCAGGTACGTCAGCTGCGGCGAGATCGACATCGCCTATCAGGTCTTCGGCGGCGGCCCGGTCGACCTGCTCGTGCTGCCGGGGCCGTTCATCCCGATCGACTGCGTCGACGACGAGCCGTCGATGTACCGCTTCCATCGGCGGCTGGCCTCGTTCGCCCGGGTGATCCGCTTCGACCACCGCGGGATCGGACTGTCCTCGCGGGTCCCGTCGCCGGACATGATCGGACCGGAGTCCTGGGCGAACGACGCGATCGCGGTCATGAACGCGGCCGGGTGCGAGCGCGCGACGGTGCTGGCACCCAGCTTCACGTCGCTGGCCGGCATCGTCCTGGCCGCCGATCACCCCGACCGGGTGAGCGGCCTGGTAACCGTCAACGGCGCGGCGCGCACGCTGCGCGCCCCGGACTACCCGATGGGCTCCGACCTGAGCGCGGCCGACCCGTACACGACGACCGCCATGGAGCCGGACGCCGTCGAGCAGGGCTTCGACCTCCTCGGCATCATCGCGCCCAGCGTCGCCGACGACGACGCCTTCCGCGCCTGGTGGGACATGGCCGGCAACCGGGCGGCGTCACCGAGCATGGCGCGCGCCTTCGTCCGCAAGATCAGGGAGGGCGACGTGCGCGACCGCCTCGGCCGCATCGCCGTGCCGACGCTGATCCTGCACCGCGACAATCCGGCGTTCAGCCCCGTGGCGCACGCCCACTACCTCGCCGAGCGCATCCCCGGATCGCGCCTGGTCGAACTCGCCGGCGGGGACGCCCTGTACTGGGTCGGCGACACCGGCCCGATGCTCGACGAGATCGAGGAGTTCGCCACCGGGGTGCGCGGCGGCTCCGACGCCGAGCGGCTGCTCACCACCATCGTGTTCACCGACATCGTCGGCTCCACCGAGCGGGCCGCCGCGCTCGGCGACCGCCGGTGGCGCGACCTGCTGGACAACCACGACGCCATCGTGCGCCACGAGTTGCAGCGGTTCGGTGGCCGCGAGGTCAACACGGCCGGCGACGGATTCGTCGTGACGTTCAGCAGTCCCAGTGCCGCGCTGGCCTGCGCCGACGCCCTCGTGGACGCCGTCCGGGTGCTGGGCGTCGAGGTGCGGGTCGGGATTCACGCGGGCGAGGTCGAGGTGCGTGGCGCCGCGAAGGACGACGTCGCCGGCATGGCCGTGCACATCGGCGCGCGGGTGGGCGCACTGGCCGGCCCGGGCGAGGTGCTGGTGTCCTCCACGGTGCGCGACATCGTCACCGGGTCGCGGCACCGGTTCGACGACCGCGGCGAGAGCGCGCTCAAAGGGGTGCCGGGTCGGTGGCGCCTGTACGCCCTGTCCCGCGGGCAAGCCATCGTCAGGCGTTAA
- a CDS encoding phenazine antibiotic biosynthesis protein — MADIDFALLDVPRTAPIDDPEAYLRAAIAWHFGPDTGSAFWLRTAEALDFDPRSDVTTFADLRRFPNLVNELRAVPVEDLVPRGYAAQGYPAPLPRIFESGGTTGAPKRTAQLPDWCAQVVEWQTEDFATGGFLPGRGFLCLMPSGPHGVGYFSRLVSERLGSVFHPIDIDPRWVKKLTARNAAAEVAAYVEHVIEQAVFVLQTQDVANLHATPPLVQAMARDDRVVDLVNAKIRYLLLSGAHVDADTLDLLRDIFPATTITMAFGSTMVLSQAVTRTADDGTFVFDPRSPYVVFRVVDPDTGAEVPYGELGRVVMNHVSKGMFIPNNLERDLAVRMPGPAGQVGDSVSAVRPVSTFEGEAVIEGVY, encoded by the coding sequence ATGGCCGACATCGACTTCGCGCTGCTGGACGTCCCCAGGACGGCGCCGATCGACGACCCCGAGGCCTACCTGCGGGCCGCGATCGCCTGGCATTTCGGTCCGGACACCGGTTCGGCGTTCTGGCTGCGCACGGCCGAGGCGCTGGACTTCGACCCGCGTAGCGACGTCACGACCTTCGCCGACCTGCGCCGGTTTCCCAACCTGGTCAACGAACTGCGCGCCGTGCCGGTCGAGGACCTGGTTCCCCGCGGCTACGCCGCTCAGGGATACCCGGCGCCGCTGCCCCGCATCTTCGAGTCCGGCGGTACCACCGGCGCCCCAAAACGCACCGCGCAACTGCCGGATTGGTGTGCCCAGGTCGTCGAATGGCAGACCGAGGACTTCGCGACGGGCGGCTTCCTGCCCGGGCGCGGCTTCCTGTGCCTGATGCCCAGCGGGCCGCACGGGGTGGGCTACTTCTCGCGCCTGGTCTCCGAGCGGCTGGGGTCGGTGTTCCACCCGATCGACATCGACCCGCGCTGGGTCAAGAAGCTCACCGCCCGCAACGCCGCCGCCGAGGTGGCGGCCTACGTCGAGCACGTCATCGAACAGGCCGTCTTCGTCCTGCAGACGCAGGACGTCGCGAACCTGCACGCCACGCCGCCGCTGGTGCAGGCGATGGCCCGCGACGACCGCGTGGTGGACCTGGTGAACGCCAAGATCCGCTACCTGTTGCTCAGCGGCGCGCACGTGGACGCCGACACGCTCGACCTGCTGCGCGACATCTTCCCGGCCACGACCATCACGATGGCCTTCGGCAGCACCATGGTGCTGTCCCAGGCGGTCACCCGGACCGCCGACGACGGCACGTTCGTCTTCGACCCGCGCAGCCCCTACGTCGTGTTCCGGGTCGTCGACCCCGACACCGGCGCGGAAGTGCCCTACGGCGAACTCGGCCGGGTCGTGATGAACCACGTCAGCAAGGGGATGTTCATCCCGAACAACCTGGAACGCGACCTGGCCGTCCGCATGCCGGGACCGGCGGGTCAGGTCGGCGACTCGGTCAGCGCGGTGCGGCCGGTGAGCACCTTCGAGGGCGAGGCCGTCATCGAAGGCGTGTACTGA
- a CDS encoding oxygenase MpaB family protein: MTAGSRFDRDVREAVPVLVDDGPDATPRLGPDSLIWKFYGDHRTQFFGFQRTAGVENCIEQLAQGVLDHSVVFSDTLGRARRTAPPLMETVYSGDPHTWGRKVRDFHRPIKGTVSDGSRYHALNPELFYWAHATFVDQVIYTADTFIRRLSRAEKEQIFDEGKTWYGLYGVSDRGQPQTYDEFLAYWDAMLDRFVPHKTVLYGTGYIRKGIPGPRRIPAPIWKVLSAPLNAYTRLVLVGTLPPQMRAVCQLDWNDKKERRFQRFAATMRALNPLINRLPLSMVYLPWAARAWRRVGVDPRGLHNGA, encoded by the coding sequence ATGACCGCCGGATCCCGGTTCGACCGTGATGTTCGCGAAGCGGTGCCCGTGCTGGTCGACGACGGCCCCGACGCGACACCGCGGCTGGGGCCCGACTCGCTGATCTGGAAGTTCTACGGCGATCACCGCACGCAGTTCTTCGGCTTCCAGCGCACGGCCGGGGTCGAGAACTGCATCGAGCAACTCGCCCAGGGCGTGCTCGACCACTCGGTGGTGTTCAGCGACACGCTGGGCCGGGCGCGGCGCACCGCGCCGCCCCTGATGGAGACCGTCTACTCCGGCGACCCGCACACGTGGGGCCGCAAGGTCCGCGACTTCCACAGGCCCATCAAGGGGACCGTCAGCGACGGCTCGCGGTACCACGCGCTGAATCCCGAGCTGTTCTATTGGGCGCACGCCACTTTCGTCGACCAGGTCATCTACACGGCCGACACCTTCATCCGCCGGTTGTCCCGCGCGGAGAAGGAACAGATCTTCGACGAGGGCAAAACCTGGTACGGCCTCTACGGGGTCAGCGACCGCGGGCAGCCGCAGACCTACGACGAGTTCCTGGCCTACTGGGATGCGATGCTCGACCGGTTCGTCCCCCACAAGACCGTTCTGTACGGCACCGGCTACATCCGCAAGGGGATACCGGGTCCGCGCCGGATCCCTGCGCCGATCTGGAAGGTCCTGTCCGCGCCGCTCAACGCCTACACCCGGCTGGTCCTGGTGGGCACCCTGCCCCCGCAGATGCGTGCGGTGTGCCAGTTGGACTGGAACGACAAGAAGGAGAGGCGCTTTCAGCGGTTCGCCGCCACCATGCGGGCGCTGAACCCGCTCATCAACCGCCTGCCCCTGTCGATGGTCTATCTGCCCTGGGCGGCCAGAGCGTGGCGCCGCGTGGGGGTCGATCCGCGTGGGCTGCACAACGGCGCCTGA
- a CDS encoding SDR family NAD(P)-dependent oxidoreductase: protein MRQSKVNVIAQALQAATDRLANPARISDPDRLRGAVSGKTALVTGASYGIGEATARRLAAAGATVLVVARSADRLDDLAASINAGGGQAVAYPTDLTDEAAVRALTKQIIDDHGPLDVVVSNAGKSLRRSLHQQYDRPHDFRRTIDINYLGPIWLLLGLLPAMRENGGGHIVNVSSVGVRVVPGPQWGAYQASKGAFDRWLRSVAPELHADGVTVTSVYFALVRTRMIEPTPVLGRLPGLSPDGAADAIAKAVIERPRSVEPPWVWPAELASVLLAGPADQAARLWYRRFFTETDTDEAAR, encoded by the coding sequence ATGCGGCAGTCAAAGGTGAACGTGATAGCGCAGGCCCTTCAAGCGGCCACCGACCGATTGGCCAACCCGGCGCGGATCTCCGATCCGGACCGGCTTCGCGGCGCCGTTTCCGGCAAGACCGCCCTGGTGACGGGCGCGTCGTACGGGATCGGGGAGGCGACCGCGCGCAGGCTGGCCGCGGCCGGGGCGACGGTGCTGGTGGTCGCCCGGTCGGCCGACCGGCTCGACGACCTCGCGGCGTCGATCAACGCGGGCGGCGGGCAGGCCGTCGCCTACCCCACCGATCTCACCGACGAGGCCGCCGTCCGCGCGCTGACCAAGCAGATCATCGACGACCACGGCCCGCTCGACGTGGTGGTCAGCAATGCCGGCAAGTCGTTGCGCCGCTCGCTGCACCAGCAGTACGACCGGCCGCACGACTTCCGGCGCACCATCGACATCAACTACCTGGGGCCGATCTGGCTGCTGCTGGGGCTGCTGCCGGCGATGCGCGAGAACGGCGGCGGGCACATCGTGAACGTCTCCAGCGTCGGCGTGCGGGTGGTGCCCGGCCCGCAGTGGGGCGCCTACCAGGCCTCCAAGGGGGCCTTCGATCGCTGGCTGCGCAGCGTCGCACCGGAACTGCACGCCGACGGCGTGACCGTCACGTCGGTCTACTTCGCGCTGGTCCGCACCCGGATGATCGAGCCCACGCCGGTGCTGGGCAGGCTTCCCGGCCTGTCGCCGGACGGCGCCGCCGACGCGATCGCCAAGGCGGTCATCGAACGCCCGCGCTCCGTCGAACCGCCCTGGGTGTGGCCGGCCGAGCTCGCCTCGGTGCTGCTGGCCGGACCGGCCGACCAGGCGGCCCGGCTGTGGTACCGCCGGTTCTTCACCGAGACCGACACCGACGAGGCCGCGCGATGA
- a CDS encoding aldehyde dehydrogenase family protein yields the protein MVHIDALGPQGEYRTRNRETLPGAAGDAVTELSIVPPLYVSRTLTAQRKARPLPFAQREAALAEAAQVFAAATIAGLDFEGYVAAASRISGLPIAVTRAGARGVAGAVGGAFAAVRPARPVGAAPDWRDERIRGGGAVWVRRGEVFAVHAAGNGPGVHGLWPQALALGYRVAVRPSRREPLTAHRLVTALRRAGFRNEDAAYLPTDHGGADELIRAADLAMVYGGQDVVDKYAADPTVVVNGPGRAKILITADRDWREHLDVIVDSIANLGGMACVNTTAVLCEGDPAPLAAAIAERLATIEPLPSGDERAVLPTQPLEKAHALASHLAARAAGTTPLLGADQVVAEVGDGCAALRPAVHLLAGPGAGRLTDTLNTELPFPCVWVSPWSPAAGVAPLRHSLVITAITGDDALIDALLAEPTVSNVYRGRHPTFQGAPEIPHDGFLADVLMRNKGFIDD from the coding sequence CTGGTGCACATCGATGCGCTCGGCCCGCAAGGCGAGTACCGCACCCGAAACCGCGAAACCCTCCCCGGCGCGGCCGGCGACGCGGTGACCGAGCTGAGCATCGTTCCGCCGCTGTATGTTTCGCGAACCCTCACCGCGCAGCGCAAGGCCCGGCCGCTGCCGTTCGCGCAACGCGAGGCCGCGCTGGCCGAAGCGGCGCAGGTCTTCGCCGCCGCGACCATCGCGGGACTGGACTTCGAGGGCTATGTCGCTGCGGCGAGCCGGATCTCGGGGCTGCCGATCGCGGTCACCCGCGCCGGGGCGCGCGGAGTGGCCGGCGCGGTCGGCGGCGCGTTCGCCGCGGTGCGCCCGGCCCGTCCCGTCGGCGCGGCGCCGGACTGGCGCGACGAGCGGATCCGCGGCGGGGGCGCGGTGTGGGTGCGCCGCGGCGAGGTGTTCGCCGTGCACGCCGCCGGCAACGGCCCCGGTGTGCACGGCCTGTGGCCGCAGGCGCTCGCGCTGGGCTACCGGGTGGCGGTGCGTCCGTCGCGGCGCGAGCCGCTGACCGCGCACCGCCTGGTCACCGCGCTGCGCCGGGCGGGGTTCCGCAACGAGGACGCCGCCTACCTGCCGACCGATCACGGCGGGGCGGACGAGTTGATCCGCGCGGCCGACCTCGCGATGGTCTACGGCGGGCAGGACGTCGTCGACAAGTACGCCGCCGACCCCACGGTGGTGGTCAACGGGCCGGGACGGGCGAAGATCCTGATCACCGCCGACCGCGACTGGCGCGAGCACCTCGACGTCATCGTCGACTCGATCGCCAACCTGGGCGGCATGGCCTGCGTCAACACCACCGCGGTGCTCTGCGAGGGCGACCCCGCGCCGCTGGCCGCGGCGATCGCCGAACGCCTGGCCACCATCGAACCCCTGCCGAGCGGGGACGAGCGGGCCGTCCTGCCCACCCAGCCGCTCGAGAAGGCGCACGCGCTGGCGAGCCACCTGGCGGCCCGGGCCGCCGGGACCACCCCACTGCTCGGCGCCGACCAGGTGGTGGCCGAGGTGGGCGACGGGTGCGCCGCCCTGCGCCCGGCCGTGCACCTGTTGGCCGGGCCCGGCGCGGGCCGGCTCACCGACACGCTCAACACCGAACTGCCGTTTCCGTGCGTGTGGGTGTCGCCCTGGTCGCCCGCTGCGGGCGTGGCGCCGCTGCGGCATTCCCTGGTCATCACCGCGATCACCGGCGACGACGCGCTGATCGACGCGCTGCTCGCCGAACCGACCGTGAGTAACGTCTACCGTGGCCGCCACCCGACCTTCCAGGGGGCGCCCGAGATCCCGCACGACGGTTTCCTGGCCGACGTCCTGATGCGCAACAAGGGCTTCATCGACGACTGA
- a CDS encoding TetR/AcrR family transcriptional regulator codes for MRFDNPGGDLGEKAHKAEKAAKADVDRVILDTARAVFETYGVRRANIEDVAARAGVSRSTIYRRFPSKDALFEKVVRREAGHFFATLDRATAGCTPQQAVVEAFALGVRLVQDSPLYSRIAESEPELFGLFSRSEVFPIRQFADGIAHTLRRCGADLPDPELADVADILLRVALGIIVFPTDRLDTADPAAVRAYAARYLVPIIGGRQRADPVGDLD; via the coding sequence ATGCGGTTTGACAACCCTGGCGGCGACCTCGGCGAGAAGGCCCACAAGGCCGAGAAAGCCGCGAAAGCCGACGTCGACCGGGTCATCCTGGACACCGCGCGGGCGGTGTTCGAAACCTACGGCGTGCGCCGGGCGAACATCGAGGACGTCGCCGCCCGCGCCGGGGTCAGCCGCAGCACCATCTACCGGCGCTTTCCCAGCAAAGACGCCCTGTTCGAGAAGGTGGTCCGCCGCGAAGCCGGCCACTTCTTCGCCACGCTGGACCGGGCCACCGCCGGATGCACCCCGCAGCAGGCCGTGGTAGAGGCGTTCGCCCTGGGGGTGCGCCTGGTGCAGGACTCACCGCTGTACTCCCGGATCGCCGAGAGCGAACCGGAGTTGTTCGGGCTGTTCTCGCGTTCCGAGGTCTTCCCGATCCGGCAGTTCGCCGACGGGATCGCCCACACGCTGCGGCGCTGCGGCGCCGATCTGCCCGACCCCGAGCTGGCCGACGTCGCCGACATCCTGCTGCGGGTCGCCCTCGGCATCATCGTGTTCCCCACCGACCGACTCGACACCGCCGACCCGGCCGCCGTGCGCGCCTACGCCGCCCGCTACCTGGTCCCGATCATCGGCGGTCGGCAAAGGGCAGACCCCGTCGGCGACCTGGATTAG